One genomic window of Kaistia geumhonensis includes the following:
- a CDS encoding ABC transporter permease, whose protein sequence is MTRIPLARLVNTQTIALVGVLLLNWILFPGFFKIEWQDGRLFGSLIDVLNRGAPVAILAIGMTAVIATKGVDLSVGAVMAMAGAVAATLVMSGQPGWVAVLGALAVGLACGLWNGALVALLDIQPIIATLVLMVAGRGIAQLITEGSIVTFSDPTLVFIGTGSFLGLPMPVVIALALMILVTLAVRKTAIGLFIEAVGVNRSAATLAGIRSRLLLVTVYAVSGLCAAIAGIIVAGDIRGADANNAGLWLELDAILAAVIGGTSLLGGRFSIVMSVVGALIIQAMNTGILVSGYPPEFNLVVKAGMITLILMIQSPFAGRLLTWFGRNRRKGAS, encoded by the coding sequence ATGACGCGCATTCCGCTCGCCCGGCTCGTCAACACGCAGACGATCGCCCTTGTCGGCGTGCTGCTGCTCAACTGGATCCTCTTCCCCGGCTTCTTCAAGATCGAGTGGCAGGACGGGCGGCTGTTCGGCAGCCTGATCGACGTGCTCAACCGCGGCGCGCCGGTCGCCATCCTCGCGATCGGCATGACCGCCGTGATCGCGACCAAGGGCGTCGACCTCTCGGTCGGCGCGGTGATGGCGATGGCGGGCGCGGTCGCCGCGACGCTGGTGATGAGCGGGCAGCCGGGCTGGGTCGCCGTGCTCGGCGCGCTCGCGGTGGGCCTCGCCTGCGGCCTCTGGAACGGCGCCCTCGTGGCGTTGCTCGACATCCAGCCGATCATCGCGACGCTGGTGCTCATGGTCGCCGGGCGCGGCATCGCGCAGCTCATCACCGAGGGCTCGATCGTCACCTTCTCCGATCCGACGCTGGTCTTCATCGGCACCGGCTCGTTCCTCGGACTGCCGATGCCCGTGGTCATCGCGCTCGCGCTGATGATCCTCGTCACGCTGGCGGTGCGGAAGACGGCCATCGGCCTGTTCATCGAGGCGGTCGGCGTCAATCGCTCGGCGGCGACGCTCGCCGGCATCCGCAGCCGCCTGCTGCTGGTCACGGTCTATGCCGTCAGCGGCCTCTGCGCGGCGATCGCCGGCATCATCGTCGCCGGCGACATCCGCGGCGCCGATGCCAACAATGCCGGCCTCTGGCTGGAGCTCGACGCCATCCTCGCGGCCGTAATAGGCGGCACGTCGCTGCTCGGCGGACGGTTCTCGATCGTCATGTCGGTGGTCGGCGCGCTCATCATCCAGGCGATGAACACCGGCATTCTCGTCTCCGGCTATCCGCCCGAATTCAACCTCGTCGTGAAGGCGGGCATGATCACGCTGATCCTGATGATCCAGTCGCCATTCGCCGGCCGCCTGCTGACATGGTTCGGCCGCAACCGCCGCAAGGGGGCATCATGA